Proteins from one Meriones unguiculatus strain TT.TT164.6M chromosome 10, Bangor_MerUng_6.1, whole genome shotgun sequence genomic window:
- the C10H1orf52 gene encoding UPF0690 protein C1orf52 homolog, whose protein sequence is MAAEEKDPLSYFAAYGSSSSDSSGEEASEPEDAGRKEAAPAAPTGGRGKLAEKRLPGPDELFRSVTRPAFLYNPLNKQIDWERHVVKAPEEPPKEFKVWKSNYVPPPETYTTEKKPPPPELDMAIKWSNIYEDNGDDAPQNAKKARLLPEGEETVESDDDRDERASKTRRIESGEAARKKK, encoded by the exons ATGGCAGCTGAGGAAAAGGACCCGTTGAGCTATTTCGCGGCTTACGGGAGCAGCAGCTCCGACTCGTCAGGCGAGGAGGCCAGCGAGCCGGAAGACGCGGGTCGCAAGGAGGCGGCCCCGGCGGCTCCGACGGGCGGCCGCGGGAAGCTGGCGGAGAAGCGGCTGCCGGGCCCCGACGAGCTGTTCCGCAGCGTGACCCGCCCGGCCTTCCTCTACAACCCGCTCAACAAGCAGATCGACTGGGAGCGGCACGTGGTGAAGGCGCCCGAGGAG CCTCCAAAGGAATTCAAAGTCTGGAAGTCCAACTATGTACCACCGCCAGAGACCTATACTACCGAAAAGAAACCGCCGCCACCAGAGCTGGACATGGCGATAAAATGGTCGAACATCTATGAGGACAATGGTGATGATGCCCCACAGAACGCTAAGAAAGCCAGGCTTCTGCCAGAAGGAGAGGAGACAGTGGAATCAG ATGATGACAGAGACGAGCGTGCATCTAAAACGCGCAGAATAGAGTCAGGAGAAGCAGCCAGGAAGAAGAAGTAG